The DNA sequence actcatgcacctgctcagtcatggacttattgtccaccagcttgaactcgaggaaccttgccacagaatacttttctagaccttgtgaatcagtattatgtgtctggtccagcttctcccataagagttttgcagagtaggcatcagaagaatagacatcaaacaaagtgtttgttagtgccgccagaatggccgccctagccactccatccttctcagcccacttcgcaaaagccttaactgtgtcagccttctcttgatccactactggtttctcatattcaacaaccggccacagaccctttatagtcagccacaacttcatccttttctgccagcgagaaaaaccaatgccaccgttgaatttttccggtaaaccggttagttcaacagcttgtgggaaactataggtggtctAATCAATGGCCCCAGTAGTTGCACCCGATCCGCTACCACCActaacgataacctcactttcgttaaccattatgctaaattctaaataactaatattctcttcaagaatgttgtaaaTTTCACAAACAAATATTGCAACACAGAGGCAaatgtataaagaatttagcaagtccaggccaagaccacagtcaacaaaacaaagcatgcatgtaaacaaaatcagtaactgaaataacgaagagagaaacaaagatgtacccgaaaccatagctttcaacattgactgaaataaaggttcataaatacaaaatgccaagaaaatgatcacagctgagtcaccaggccttgctcgaagtcctggctgttcttgaagagaatattgccccctacctgctgcgtttgggatgcgtgcaatatctccaccaggataaaacagctcggagttgatgttaacagcagcaacaaaacctccacctcgaccagcacctcagtcgccggaaaaccaACCTACAGCATTTCGAACTTGTGTTTTTGGGAGAGAAAATGCAGAGAGGGAGAATAGAAGAGAATGTTGTGTGGTTTGTTTCATCAACAACTTaggcctctatttataggagaggcTAAGTGTAACTTACAACCCTGACATTAATTGACTTTAATATACATTAATATCAGAAATCAAAACTGCTCATTTAATACATAAATCAAAACTgctgattttgaatttaaataaaatgtaacagtttttgtatttaatccacacattaaatcagttttaatgtTTTTAATTATGAATCTTTATTTATCAGTTACATGTTTAGATTCATTGAATCTGACTCAGCCCACTTACAAAGTGATCAAGCCCAACAGAGACAATAACCCAGCCCGACTgataaattaattctaattaaaaaattaaatcacaaataaataaaatcctcactttatttattttcaatgtgggacaaattacacattctccattttaagtttttacaagctactagtttcaactctatttctctatggatttcattaagaaaattcttaaaaccatacatgaaaatttaagttcaagtatcattgaacaatttccaatcattagattttaggattaatatcaagaacataattaaattaagctctaaaatcctaattttctaacatgTTTGTTTATGAGCCCAATCTCTCCACTTATTATGATCTCCTCTCCTCTCTGAAAACTACCCCTCCGACTTCCTTTGCTGAGCAGGATTTTCTCAACATATTCTTCAGGGATATTTACAGGCCAATTCCATCAGACTATAATTTGGTTTTGGCTATGTTATGGCACCATCCCGAGAACATAAAGCTAAATAATGTGAAAGTTGTGCATTATTGTGCTGCTGGCTCTAAGCCGTGGAGGTACACCGGAGAAGAAGAGAACATGTACAGAAGAGACATCAAGATACTAGTTAAAATGTGGTGGGATATTTATGATGATAAGTCCTTGGATTTCAAGCCGAACCCTGTCCCGTCTGCGGATGATGAAAGCGTTGCAGAGATCCAGGTGGCTTTGTCCAAGGCCCGAATTACTAAGCTGGTTTCAGCTCCTCGGGCTGCATAGTTTACAGAGTATTATGTCATATACATGTCATGTTAATTGTATTGATCTTGTCTTTCTAGTTTTTCAGAGGGAAGACCTACAATGCTCGTTGCCTATGAGTGTAATATTAATTTGTATGGTTTGTTTTGTGTGGATTACCCGTTTGAAAGTTCTTGTAATGATGATCAATATATatactattattattattttttgcaAATTTGAAGTTTAATCCTTTATTGTTCTGTGTATTATAACTTTTTCTTAGATTGCTAATGAAACATAATAACAAATAACAAATTTGTATGTATATTTTAACATGCAGTGATTACTGAATTCATGTAATTTGACATTATAAAAAGGGTTAATTACACTTTGTACCCTCTTATTTTGTTGCAAAAATAAATGTATATCAGGACTTTGCGTATTCAGATTGCACCCTACAACTTCAACCCATCATTTCACTGTGCACCCCTTCCGTCAAATCCGGTGGTTAATGTTAAATTCTGCAGGGGTATACCGGGAATAATCATCACTTCCCTCAATTAAAAACTAACGTGCTAAAAAATACTATATAATATTTCAAAATAGGTAATTCTCTTGGTGCTTCAACACACACCTCCTCCAACAAAGAAATGAGTTTTGATAGTTTAGCTTCAAGTTGTGGTTTCTGCGAGGATAACACATTGCTGAGCAAGTCTGATCTTAGTTCAGAAGAAACCCCTAAGGACCCTTTTTTGTCAATGGGAGGTAATTATTTGATATATTCCTCATTGCTCACTTGGACTAATTTTCCACCAAACACTAATAGCTTCTTCAAGAAGGGACTGGGTTGGTTTCAGATATTTTGAATCCCCTACAGCAATCATATAAGACTCTGTCCCATAGAAGTTGGAAGATATTTGATGATGTGATGGTAAGGAAGAAGCAAAAGAACTATCCGAGATCGAATAGTCATTGCTGCCATGATCCATCGCAGGGTTACAGGAGTAAGTAGGACTCATGATATCTGAAGTTGAAGGTCTTTGCCATGTTAGAATTTGCATACTACATATAAATCAAATCTTAGAATTTTACTCAGAAGCCTAACTTTCAAACTGTAGTGTTCCGGAAACCATTAGTTTCTTCTTAAGCACGGACCATAAGCAGAACTAACAGTACAATCTCCGTAAAATATGAACACCCATGCCTTGTATCCGGGAAATGTTGGAAAGAATCTTCAACAAATaagattttttttttgattttttagaAGTAAAAAAGCAATGTACCAGCAAATATTGCTCCCGTTATAATTGAGGTGATACATCACTATCGCATATCTTGAATATCTGTACTCTTTAACTTGTCCAAGATAAATAGATACCACAACTCCACAATATTTTTAATCTACACAGCCACACAGGTAAGCTAAACCTCATTCTTGTCATTTGCTATGTAGCAAAATCTATACCCAGACAGACTCTTGAACTTATTATCTGATATATTGCAAAATCTGTACCCTGTCTCTTGAACTTATTGATATGCTATGCAAGTGCCATCCCCTTTGCGTATGAGCTTGCATACTGACAAATAAAGTGATGAAATGATGGTTCATCTCATCAAATGCTCATACACATTCCACGACTGACCATCCATCGCCATGACAATCTATTACCTCTACATCAGGCATCAAAGTTAGCCGAACTACCATACCTCTACATCAGGCATCAAAGTTAGCCGAGCTACCATCTTCCAGATGATAATTCTCTAGTTCTAGTGCCTGAATATGTAGCTTGCAGCTTAGAAACCGGCTAGCAATGAGTGCCTGAATATGTAGCTTGCAGCTTAGAAACCGGCTAGCAATGGCAGAATACATAAAGCTAATTTCTTTTACATCTggaaaagactaaattaccctTAAAAGTTAAGGGTAACGGAATGATTTAACTGGAGTTCGGGGAAAGGGGTGCTTAGTGAAATGCATTGTTGAAGTTGAGGGGTATAACCTGAATTATCAAAAGTCGTAATACACATTTATTTTTGAAACAAAATAAGATGGTGTAAAGTGCAATTATCTCTTATAAAAAAGATCAAAATGAACAGATGTTCTAAAACGAACTTTTTTAAAttgaaattatttaaaaaaattaaagttcTTGACCGAGAACTTTTTTTATTTGGTAGGGTACATAGCATCTGTTTAGGAAAAGGTGATATGTGGTCGGTTTGGAAATTATCTTGTAAAAATAATTTCTGGAAAGAAATATATGGAAAAACTTGTGCTGACGTTGTCAAGTACATGGACAAGAATCTAGACTAGTTCTAAATCAAAATCAACAGCTTACAAACAGGAAGGTCTCAAATGAAGATGAATCATTGATGCAATTGCACATGCCCAGTGATAGATTCAGACCACAAATAATCTAACATTCATGTATAACAGTTATTAGAGGTCGTCCAAAGCTATGAACAGTGGTATGAGAGTATTGTTTAAAACTATCCACAATTGTGAGTATTGCTCCATGGCTAATCTTCCAACAAAATCTATGTGTTTTCCCATAAAATTTGATAGGTCATATTACAGAACATGTGCAGCCTACTGAGTACCCTCCTCTTAAATCTTAATGTCATTTTTCTACCATGTAAATGGTATCCATAAGCATAGTTTCATTACTGATAATAACCTTGATACAACTAGTGTTTGAAAAAACTCATGGACTAAAAGGCAACACTTGTCCTAACCATGCCAAGGTCAAAACTTATACAATAATAGTGCTATAAACAATAAGCTGAAAACCAAACAGATCATTCACGAAAGTAACATGAACAAAACATAAATCCAAAAGAAAAAGGGTTGTGAATCCTATCCGACAGCTTCCACTCAAGATGTCATCAACCCTGCAACAATGGAAAACATTATATGTATATAGAACCTCCAAAACAAAATGACATAGAAAACAAAATCATTACATCTCCATACCTTGTTAGCAATATTATTGGAGAGCCAGTCCAGACCCTCGTACAGCCCTTCTCCAGATGTCGCACATGTGCTCTGGATGTACCTAAGAAATGAAAAATACAACATGATTCAATACTGAAAGTACTAAACATGCAGAAAATAGCATGACAGTGCATAAACAGATCAAGAGTGGGAGAGATACCAGTGACGCTGCCTGAGGGAGTGAAGACCAAGCTTATCAGTTATCTCAGCAGCATTCATGGCGTTTGGTAAATCTTGTTTGTTAGCAAATACAAGAAGTACAGCATCCCTCAGCTCATCCTATCAATAAAATAGTCACAGTATATATTTAGAATGCGAAAGTATTATGAATGTGAACAAGTTGGTGACTATGATGTGACTGCAAAAAATATGTACTgcaataaaataaaggagttgcTACTCTGTACAAGCATGCTCTGGCATAAGCATATGTAACTATTCATCACAATTTCCCAGTATCAGCATATCCACGTACATGACTGGACAAGTTCcgaatattaataattaaatttgatcATTTTTTGAGGATACATTAATATAATAAAACTATCATCCATTATCACTCCAGGAATGGAACTCTTACATAGGAAAAGGCTAAGGAATCAAAGTTAAATGTATGTTTACCTCATTCAGCATCCTGTGAAGCTCATCCCTAGCCTCAACTACACGATCTCTATCATTGCTATCAACCACAAAGATGAGGCCTTGGGTATTTTGAAAATAGTGTCTCCACAAGGGCCGGATCTACACAAGCATTACACATTACACATTGAACATTTTTTAGACTAGAAGTTTTTAATCAACCTTCGGTTACAATTAAAACAATTAGCAATGCACATTTGTAACGTTGAAAATTGGTATAACAACAAGAATAaagatgattttttttaaaaaaagtggCCTAAGACTATCAAACTACGCAGCACAAACCTTTACAATTTATAGAATTGAACATCA is a window from the Apium graveolens cultivar Ventura chromosome 1, ASM990537v1, whole genome shotgun sequence genome containing:
- the LOC141687022 gene encoding galactinol synthase 2-like, with amino-acid sequence MFVYEPNLSTYYDLLSSLKTTPPTSFAEQDFLNIFFRDIYRPIPSDYNLVLAMLWHHPENIKLNNVKVVHYCAAGSKPWRYTGEEENMYRRDIKILVKMWWDIYDDKSLDFKPNPVPSADDESVAEIQVALSKARITKLVSAPRAA
- the LOC141665089 gene encoding ADP-ribosylation factor-like isoform X1, encoding MGFVQKILGKMGLSFTKLFSRLFAKKEMRILMVGLDAAGKTTILYKLKLGEIVTTIPTIGFNVETVEYKNISFTVWDVGGQDKIRPLWRHYFQNTQGLIFVVDSNDRDRVVEARDELHRMLNEDELRDAVLLVFANKQDLPNAMNAAEITDKLGLHSLRQRHWYIQSTCATSGEGLYEGLDWLSNNIANKG
- the LOC141665089 gene encoding ADP-ribosylation factor-like isoform X2, producing the protein MGLSFTKLFSRLFAKKEMRILMVGLDAAGKTTILYKLKLGEIVTTIPTIGFNVETVEYKNISFTVWDVGGQDKIRPLWRHYFQNTQGLIFVVDSNDRDRVVEARDELHRMLNEDELRDAVLLVFANKQDLPNAMNAAEITDKLGLHSLRQRHWYIQSTCATSGEGLYEGLDWLSNNIANKG